One Mycolicibacterium crocinum DNA window includes the following coding sequences:
- a CDS encoding DUF3093 domain-containing protein, with amino-acid sequence MPDDQLLEQPEPPLFFENGASWYWLLAGPASAIAMLLIQIKGGVGFQPIVPLIFLVLVTGFLGIQVKAARIHTSVELTRDALRQGTEVTKLIHIVRVFPPAEHSVKSKEPLEKWQTSRALGELSGVPRGRTGIGVELTGKRTAQAWARNHRALRAALTELVEGKTADAS; translated from the coding sequence ATGCCTGACGATCAGCTGCTCGAGCAGCCGGAACCGCCGCTGTTCTTCGAGAACGGCGCCAGTTGGTACTGGCTGCTGGCCGGGCCGGCGTCGGCGATCGCGATGCTGCTGATCCAGATCAAGGGCGGCGTGGGGTTCCAGCCGATCGTGCCGCTGATCTTCCTGGTGCTCGTCACGGGCTTCCTGGGCATCCAGGTCAAGGCCGCCCGCATCCACACCAGCGTTGAGTTGACCCGTGACGCCCTGCGTCAGGGCACCGAGGTCACGAAGCTGATCCACATCGTGCGGGTGTTCCCGCCGGCCGAGCACTCGGTGAAATCCAAAGAGCCACTGGAGAAGTGGCAGACCTCGCGCGCCCTCGGCGAGTTGTCCGGGGTCCCTCGCGGCCGCACCGGGATCGGGGTCGAGCTCACCGGGAAGCGCACCGCGCAGGCCTGGGCGCGCAACCACCGCGCCCTGCGGGCCGCGCTCACCGAGCTGGTCGAGGGCAAGACGGCGGATGCGTCGTGA
- a CDS encoding cytochrome c-type biogenesis protein CcmH, whose translation MRHLIQLIVAALAVAGAVVTGLAARSVVVVAPIADGQPSTTSAAFDPPLMLLTWLLITAAGVLAVLGVAGLVRARRARAVSTPASDPPAPEPS comes from the coding sequence GTGAGGCACCTCATTCAGCTGATCGTGGCGGCCCTGGCGGTGGCGGGCGCAGTGGTGACCGGACTGGCCGCGCGCAGCGTGGTCGTGGTGGCGCCGATCGCCGATGGACAGCCTTCGACGACGTCGGCCGCCTTCGACCCGCCGCTGATGCTGCTGACCTGGTTGCTGATCACGGCGGCCGGGGTGTTGGCGGTGCTGGGTGTGGCCGGGCTGGTTCGGGCCAGGCGCGCCCGTGCCGTCAGTACACCCGCGTCTGACCCTCCAGCACCGGAACCGTCGTAG
- a CDS encoding amidohydrolase family protein — translation MTLTHIEQRSAPTEHVAVRCVDSDVHPVPRRGVLIDYIPEPWRTKYFLSHPIGEQIYYDAPDYAHAYAMRTDTFPPDGEFAGSDPDLAFRQLVMEAGADICILEPLAPGGRLPEASHASAIATNRWLDEHWLDSRNNWHQRWRGSITVAIEDPAGAAREIETWAGHPFMSQILIKAEPRPSWGDPRYDPVWAAATKHDITVSCHLGRGKFETLPIPPVGFPSYNHDFMVTYSLLAANQVMSLIFDGVFDRYPTLRIVFVEHAFNWILPLMWRMDAIYAARKSWLDIKRKPSEYVKDHIKFTTQPLDYPEDKTELLRAFEWMECEKILLFSSDYPHWTFDDPRWLVKHLPEHARDAVMWRNGVEIYKLPTTVPVLEGQTRVY, via the coding sequence ATGACTCTGACCCACATCGAACAGCGGTCAGCACCGACCGAACACGTGGCGGTGCGGTGTGTGGATTCCGACGTCCACCCGGTTCCACGCCGGGGGGTACTGATCGACTACATCCCCGAGCCCTGGCGCACGAAGTACTTTCTCTCCCACCCCATCGGCGAGCAGATCTACTACGACGCCCCCGATTACGCGCACGCCTACGCGATGCGCACCGACACCTTCCCGCCCGACGGCGAGTTCGCCGGCAGCGACCCTGACCTGGCCTTTCGCCAGCTCGTCATGGAGGCCGGCGCCGATATCTGCATTCTGGAGCCACTGGCTCCGGGTGGACGGTTACCCGAGGCGTCCCACGCGTCGGCCATCGCGACCAACCGCTGGCTCGACGAACACTGGCTGGACAGCCGCAACAACTGGCACCAGCGCTGGCGCGGATCGATCACGGTGGCGATCGAAGACCCCGCCGGCGCGGCCCGAGAGATCGAGACGTGGGCGGGCCACCCGTTCATGTCCCAGATCCTGATCAAGGCCGAACCGCGGCCGTCCTGGGGCGATCCGCGGTACGACCCGGTCTGGGCGGCCGCCACCAAACACGACATCACCGTCAGCTGCCATCTGGGGCGGGGCAAATTCGAGACCCTGCCGATCCCGCCGGTCGGATTCCCCAGCTACAACCACGACTTCATGGTCACCTACTCGCTGCTGGCCGCGAATCAGGTGATGAGCCTGATCTTCGACGGCGTCTTCGACCGCTACCCCACGCTGCGGATCGTGTTCGTCGAGCACGCCTTCAACTGGATCCTGCCGCTGATGTGGCGGATGGACGCCATCTATGCGGCCCGCAAGTCCTGGCTGGACATCAAGCGCAAGCCGAGCGAGTACGTGAAGGACCACATCAAATTCACCACTCAGCCACTGGACTATCCCGAGGACAAGACCGAACTGTTGCGGGCGTTCGAGTGGATGGAATGCGAGAAAATCCTGCTGTTCTCCTCCGACTACCCGCACTGGACGTTCGACGACCCGCGCTGGCTGGTCAAACACCTTCCCGAGCATGCCCGTGACGCGGTGATGTGGCGCAACGGTGTCGAGATCTACAAGCTGCCTACGACGGTTCCGGTGCTGGAGGGTCAGACGCGGGTGTACTGA
- a CDS encoding GPP34 family phosphoprotein: MGHMGDASSEFARVPSTLHGQLFLLAFDPKSRRFDGYDTTVFGFALRTAMLTDLLVQGFLMERAGWAVPARAASPDNAILRAAFAQVGVHNRATWAQLVVGNAQEAICAVREQLVNEGWLRTRRHHGCAVSDACLEPYDDCRVRALADEVSAAVRNAIAGLPAEPWSLACGLLAVLAGLPGVADLTADVQDWDRLDDFATGALVPVSGLIETIRHHRGCQPGTAGGSP; encoded by the coding sequence ATGGGCCACATGGGCGATGCGTCGTCTGAGTTCGCGCGGGTGCCGTCGACCCTTCATGGCCAGTTGTTTCTGCTGGCATTCGATCCGAAGAGCCGTCGATTCGACGGTTATGACACCACGGTCTTCGGCTTCGCCCTGCGTACCGCGATGCTGACTGACCTTCTTGTCCAGGGTTTTTTGATGGAGCGCGCCGGCTGGGCCGTTCCGGCGCGGGCGGCCAGTCCCGATAACGCGATCTTGCGTGCGGCATTCGCCCAGGTGGGGGTGCACAATCGCGCGACCTGGGCGCAGCTGGTGGTTGGCAATGCGCAGGAGGCGATCTGCGCGGTCCGCGAGCAGCTGGTCAACGAGGGCTGGCTGCGGACCCGACGACACCACGGGTGCGCCGTCTCCGATGCGTGCCTCGAGCCGTATGACGATTGCCGGGTCCGCGCCCTGGCCGACGAAGTGAGCGCAGCGGTCCGCAATGCGATCGCGGGCCTCCCGGCGGAGCCCTGGTCACTGGCCTGCGGACTGCTCGCGGTGCTGGCCGGGCTGCCCGGTGTGGCCGACTTGACCGCCGACGTCCAGGACTGGGATCGGCTCGACGATTTCGCGACCGGCGCTCTGGTGCCCGTCTCCGGGTTGATCGAAACGATCCGGCATCACCGCGGCTGCCAACCGGGGACGGCGGGTGGATCGCCGTGA
- a CDS encoding heavy metal translocating P-type ATPase: MTTTDLQLSGMSCASCAARIERGLNDLEGVQATVNFAVERAHIEHGPQVSEHDLIHAVESTGYGASVIDHSGHGQNHMDHDVPAEQLRPRLIGSAVLAVPVVALSMVMPWQFNGWLWVVLALTTPIVFWGGYPFHKAAINSARHGASTMDTLVSLGTLAAYLWSLYAILTGAAAHGHGHVYFEVAAAVTVFLLAGRYAEAKAKRSAGAALRALLSLGAKDATVMRDDTEVRIPVGELHVDDVIVVRPGERVATDGVVVDGASALDTSAMTGESVPVDVRAGDEVLGGAVNTYGRILVRAKRVGADTQLARMARMVADAQSGKASIQRLADRVSAVFVPVVLVIAAVTLGAWLLLGGSATAAFTAAVAVLIIACPCALGLATPTAILVGTGRGAQLGVLIKEPHVLETVSGIDAVVLDKTGTVTTGTMAVADVETEPGGDADAVLARAAAVESASEHPVAAAIVAAARERGVAVPAVTDFANDPGTGVSGVVDGIRVRVARASDDDGRTSVEVITDGTRQGVIRLVDAVKPTSAEAIGELKAMGITPILLTGDNPAVAARVAAEVGIAAENVIAGVLPSQKADAISRLQAQGHKVAMVGDGVNDSVALATADVGMAMGTGTDAAIEAGDITLVRGDLRTVPTALRLSSRTLRIIKQNLFWAFGYNVAAIPLAALGLLNPMIAGAAMAFSSVLVVTNSLRLKRFR; encoded by the coding sequence ATGACGACGACCGACCTTCAATTGAGCGGCATGAGCTGCGCGTCCTGCGCGGCCCGGATCGAACGCGGCCTCAATGACCTGGAGGGCGTGCAGGCCACGGTGAACTTCGCCGTCGAGCGCGCGCACATCGAACACGGGCCACAGGTGTCGGAGCACGATTTGATCCATGCCGTCGAATCCACCGGATACGGCGCCTCGGTGATCGACCACTCCGGCCACGGGCAGAACCACATGGACCATGACGTCCCCGCAGAACAGTTGCGGCCCAGGCTGATTGGGTCGGCGGTGCTGGCGGTCCCCGTGGTGGCACTGTCGATGGTGATGCCGTGGCAGTTCAACGGCTGGTTGTGGGTGGTCCTGGCGCTGACCACGCCGATCGTGTTCTGGGGCGGCTATCCGTTCCACAAGGCCGCGATCAACAGCGCGCGGCATGGGGCCTCGACGATGGACACCCTCGTATCGCTCGGCACGCTGGCCGCCTACCTGTGGTCGCTGTACGCAATCCTGACCGGGGCCGCCGCGCACGGTCACGGTCATGTGTACTTCGAAGTCGCCGCCGCGGTGACGGTTTTCCTGTTGGCCGGCCGTTATGCCGAGGCCAAGGCCAAGCGGTCAGCGGGCGCCGCCTTGCGAGCGCTGCTGTCCTTGGGCGCAAAGGACGCCACGGTGATGCGCGACGACACCGAGGTGCGAATCCCAGTGGGGGAGTTGCACGTTGACGACGTGATCGTGGTTCGGCCAGGTGAGCGGGTGGCTACCGATGGTGTCGTCGTGGACGGCGCTTCGGCACTGGACACCTCGGCGATGACCGGCGAATCGGTGCCCGTCGATGTGCGTGCCGGTGACGAGGTGCTCGGCGGGGCGGTGAACACCTATGGTCGGATTCTGGTGCGCGCCAAGCGAGTTGGCGCCGACACGCAATTGGCCCGGATGGCTCGGATGGTCGCGGACGCGCAGAGCGGGAAGGCGTCCATCCAGCGGTTGGCCGACCGGGTGTCGGCGGTCTTCGTGCCGGTCGTGTTGGTCATCGCGGCGGTCACCCTGGGTGCCTGGCTGCTGCTCGGCGGTTCGGCGACGGCGGCGTTCACCGCGGCGGTGGCCGTGCTGATCATCGCCTGCCCGTGCGCGCTCGGCCTCGCGACGCCGACCGCGATCCTGGTCGGCACCGGCCGCGGCGCACAGCTCGGAGTGCTGATCAAGGAACCGCACGTGCTTGAAACCGTCAGCGGCATCGACGCTGTCGTCCTCGACAAGACCGGGACGGTGACCACCGGCACGATGGCCGTCGCGGACGTCGAGACCGAGCCCGGCGGCGACGCCGACGCTGTGCTCGCCCGAGCTGCGGCGGTCGAATCCGCGTCCGAGCATCCGGTGGCCGCGGCGATCGTGGCCGCCGCCCGCGAGCGCGGCGTGGCCGTGCCTGCGGTGACCGATTTCGCCAACGACCCCGGCACCGGGGTTAGCGGTGTCGTCGACGGGATCCGGGTGCGGGTGGCCCGCGCCTCCGACGATGACGGGCGCACCAGCGTCGAGGTCATCACCGACGGCACCCGGCAAGGGGTGATCCGACTGGTCGACGCGGTCAAGCCGACCAGTGCCGAGGCCATCGGGGAGCTGAAGGCGATGGGCATCACGCCGATCCTGTTGACCGGTGACAACCCGGCGGTCGCGGCACGGGTGGCCGCGGAGGTCGGCATCGCTGCCGAGAACGTCATCGCGGGTGTGCTGCCCTCGCAGAAGGCTGACGCGATCAGCCGGTTGCAGGCGCAGGGGCACAAGGTCGCGATGGTCGGTGACGGGGTCAACGATTCGGTGGCGCTGGCTACTGCCGATGTCGGCATGGCGATGGGAACCGGCACCGACGCCGCGATCGAGGCGGGCGACATCACGCTGGTCCGCGGGGACTTGCGGACCGTGCCGACCGCGCTGCGGCTGTCGTCGCGCACGCTGCGGATCATCAAGCAGAACCTGTTCTGGGCGTTCGGCTACAACGTCGCGGCCATCCCGTTGGCGGCGCTGGGCCTGCTGAACCCGATGATCGCCGGCGCCGCGATGGCGTTCTCCTCAGTGCTGGTGGTGACCAACAGCCTGCGCCTCAAGCGCTTCCGCTGA
- a CDS encoding oxygenase MpaB family protein, with the protein MTELAESDSATDALPLGPQSLVWRYFGDNRMFLIGPRPAVLQNMLAELGQGVLDHSVFFADTAARVKRSLPPIFRTVYGSEDDNAGTQVRDFHHNIKGDMPDGSRYHALDPDTYFWAHATFFDQALYFADTFVKKLSREEKEQMYLESKTWYRRYGVSDRPMPADYAEFERYWGRMINEVLVAHSTAKYGVGYVTKGFPKPKAVNPIVWRLVAPVFNPVAAFLTTGGMPPRTREILGLPWSERKERNYQRFAAFWRSRPVNWLWDHLPMNVRYNGYARAGFARAGHV; encoded by the coding sequence ATGACGGAACTCGCCGAATCTGACTCCGCGACCGACGCCCTTCCGCTGGGCCCGCAGTCTCTGGTGTGGCGCTACTTCGGTGACAACCGGATGTTCCTGATCGGACCGCGCCCGGCGGTGCTGCAGAACATGCTGGCCGAACTCGGCCAGGGCGTCCTGGACCATTCGGTGTTCTTCGCCGATACCGCCGCCCGGGTGAAGCGGTCGTTGCCACCGATCTTCCGCACCGTTTACGGCAGCGAGGACGACAACGCGGGCACCCAGGTCCGCGACTTCCACCACAACATCAAGGGTGATATGCCCGACGGAAGCCGCTATCACGCGCTGGACCCCGACACCTACTTCTGGGCGCATGCAACGTTCTTCGACCAGGCGCTCTACTTCGCCGACACGTTCGTCAAGAAGCTGTCGCGCGAGGAGAAGGAGCAGATGTACCTGGAGTCCAAGACGTGGTACCGCCGCTACGGCGTCAGCGATCGCCCGATGCCCGCCGACTACGCCGAGTTCGAGCGCTACTGGGGCCGGATGATCAACGAGGTTCTGGTCGCCCACTCCACGGCGAAATACGGAGTTGGCTACGTCACCAAGGGTTTTCCGAAGCCCAAGGCGGTCAACCCGATCGTCTGGCGTCTGGTGGCGCCGGTGTTCAACCCGGTGGCGGCGTTCCTGACCACCGGTGGCATGCCACCGCGCACCCGCGAGATCCTCGGCCTGCCGTGGAGCGAACGCAAGGAACGCAACTATCAACGGTTCGCGGCGTTTTGGCGCTCGCGTCCGGTGAACTGGCTGTGGGATCATCTTCCGATGAACGTCCGCTACAACGGTTACGCCAGAGCGGGATTCGCGCGGGCGGGGCATGTCTGA
- a CDS encoding TetR/AcrR family transcriptional regulator — translation MSDQSTEAILDAALVEFDQHGIRRVALDDVARRAGVSRTTIYRRFANKDDLVSAVMDRENLRLFADIADELKTARPQSNYYVEAFTQAILRTRRHRVLNRMVLDEPALTLELARRHYAAAVQRIEAALQVIFPPGFSERIGPHAVHELADNIWRYALMAMLLPSPVPLETADDIRSFATNHFLPSLPEALRAVPV, via the coding sequence ATGTCTGACCAGTCGACCGAAGCGATCCTCGACGCCGCGCTCGTCGAGTTCGACCAGCATGGCATCCGCCGGGTCGCCCTCGACGACGTAGCCCGTCGCGCCGGGGTGAGCCGGACGACGATCTACCGTCGCTTCGCCAACAAGGACGATCTGGTGTCTGCCGTTATGGATCGGGAGAACCTGCGCCTCTTCGCCGATATCGCGGACGAGCTCAAAACTGCACGTCCGCAGTCAAATTACTATGTCGAAGCTTTTACGCAGGCGATCCTGCGAACCCGCCGGCACCGGGTGCTCAACCGGATGGTGCTGGATGAGCCCGCGCTGACTCTCGAACTGGCTCGCCGGCACTACGCTGCCGCGGTGCAACGCATCGAGGCAGCGCTGCAGGTGATCTTCCCGCCCGGCTTTTCCGAGCGGATCGGGCCGCACGCCGTCCATGAACTCGCCGACAACATCTGGCGCTACGCTTTGATGGCGATGTTGCTGCCCAGCCCGGTGCCGCTCGAAACCGCCGACGACATAAGGTCGTTCGCGACCAATCACTTTCTGCCCAGCCTGCCCGAAGCTTTGCGCGCGGTGCCGGTCTAG
- a CDS encoding Rieske (2Fe-2S) protein, whose amino-acid sequence MTRRNLARYIDDMLAGRQPKPFTPDEFEAAQLRTAIDLTAAREDAGEPRPEFVDSLKARMAAEMSSDTAPLTNTPPPKTRMSATRRQVIVGTSAAATAAVAGVSVDRLVVRPRTDDQQAADSELVPTDGSWQTVTASGDLPEGAVHAFDLGSVSGFVRRVNGRVDAVSGVCTHQGCKLWFDQGDDRLRCPCHSTSFSPAGAVVTHALPIAPKPLPHFDVRERDGVVEVLAPPKST is encoded by the coding sequence ATGACCCGCCGCAATCTTGCCCGTTACATCGACGACATGCTCGCCGGCCGTCAGCCGAAACCGTTCACTCCCGATGAGTTCGAGGCAGCGCAGCTGCGAACAGCGATCGACCTGACCGCTGCCCGTGAGGACGCCGGCGAACCGCGACCGGAATTCGTCGACAGTCTGAAGGCGCGGATGGCTGCCGAAATGTCCTCGGATACCGCACCTTTGACGAACACACCACCGCCGAAGACACGCATGTCGGCCACTCGCCGGCAGGTAATTGTCGGCACCTCCGCGGCGGCAACGGCTGCGGTGGCAGGCGTGTCGGTGGACCGGCTGGTCGTCCGGCCGCGTACCGATGACCAGCAAGCCGCCGACTCGGAGCTGGTTCCCACCGACGGGTCCTGGCAGACCGTGACGGCCAGCGGCGACCTACCCGAAGGAGCGGTGCACGCCTTCGACTTGGGCTCGGTCAGCGGCTTCGTCCGGCGGGTCAACGGCCGGGTCGATGCCGTGTCAGGCGTGTGCACCCATCAGGGCTGCAAGCTGTGGTTCGACCAGGGGGACGACCGGTTGCGCTGCCCGTGCCACTCGACGTCGTTCTCCCCGGCCGGCGCGGTCGTGACGCATGCTCTGCCGATTGCACCGAAGCCGTTGCCGCACTTCGACGTTCGTGAGCGCGACGGAGTCGTCGAGGTATTGGCCCCGCCTAAGAGCACGTAG
- a CDS encoding RNA polymerase sigma factor: MAAEDDRRPRPDLRLVAEARYPNWEAVYDDNITWVYRLIFGRVGNRADAEDLTSEVFLAAMRPLRLTVSIAEVRAYLRATARTVLAAHWRATLGTEITTIEDVPATVFGPAAPSTAPQRVAALLDALPDNYRRVLELRFLQGCSVREAASTLGISVANAKVLQHRALRLAAQISEGALP, from the coding sequence ATGGCGGCCGAGGATGATCGACGCCCGCGACCAGATCTGCGTCTGGTCGCCGAAGCGCGCTATCCGAATTGGGAAGCCGTCTACGACGACAACATCACCTGGGTCTACCGGCTGATCTTCGGCCGCGTGGGAAATCGCGCCGACGCCGAGGACCTGACCTCGGAGGTGTTCCTGGCCGCGATGCGCCCGCTGCGCCTGACGGTCAGCATCGCCGAAGTGCGCGCGTATCTGCGCGCCACCGCTCGCACCGTGCTGGCGGCGCATTGGCGGGCCACCCTGGGCACCGAGATCACCACCATCGAGGACGTCCCTGCCACCGTCTTCGGCCCGGCCGCACCGAGCACCGCCCCGCAGCGTGTCGCCGCACTTCTGGATGCACTGCCCGACAACTACCGCCGCGTCCTGGAACTCCGCTTTCTGCAAGGCTGTTCGGTGCGGGAAGCGGCCAGTACGCTCGGCATCAGCGTCGCGAACGCCAAAGTGCTGCAACATCGAGCGTTGCGGCTGGCCGCGCAGATCAGCGAGGGGGCATTGCCATGA
- a CDS encoding cupredoxin domain-containing protein, protein MHHTRIALACAAVAVGVAACSTPAKAPPPSVDFGPNGGTSVGMPGMSSMPGMPGTMPQATTAAPPVAGTAVNITNFAFAPATLTVKVGETVTWTNKDEEPHNVVANDGSFRSPGMDSNATYSYTFTKAGSFDYICGIHPFMHGTVVVNA, encoded by the coding sequence ATGCACCACACCCGTATCGCGCTGGCATGCGCAGCGGTCGCCGTCGGCGTCGCCGCGTGCTCCACACCGGCGAAGGCCCCACCGCCGTCGGTCGACTTCGGACCCAACGGCGGGACGTCGGTCGGCATGCCGGGCATGTCGAGCATGCCCGGCATGCCGGGGACGATGCCGCAGGCAACAACGGCCGCGCCGCCCGTCGCCGGAACGGCGGTGAACATCACCAACTTCGCGTTCGCGCCGGCCACCCTCACGGTCAAGGTCGGCGAGACCGTCACGTGGACCAACAAGGACGAGGAACCGCACAACGTCGTCGCCAACGACGGGTCGTTCCGCTCGCCGGGCATGGACTCCAACGCCACCTACAGCTACACGTTCACCAAGGCGGGCAGCTTCGACTACATCTGCGGCATCCACCCGTTCATGCACGGCACCGTGGTGGTGAACGCATGA
- a CDS encoding metallophosphoesterase family protein — MTGDPHQMSRRQLIRHGAWFGAAVGLAVVGGEVLSHVATAPAATDTRPTLRFAQVSDSHFGFTGGANPDVTGSFERAIRQINSLGYTPDFVIHTGDLTHLATPAQFDQVNQMMGGLNTSHVFTVPGEHDSVDDAGQKYRAVFGAGTRGDGWYSFDIAGVHVIGLVNTLNLKKLGHLGADQLEFIEKDVAPLSSDTPIIVFSHIPLFAMYPDWGWGTDDATQALSYLRRFSSVTCLNGHVHQLFSKTEDNVTFYSGTTTAYPLPHPGDGPAPKPLTLPAGQLHDALGIREVSYTKGQTMLALKEETLQ; from the coding sequence ATGACCGGCGACCCGCACCAGATGAGCCGGCGGCAGCTGATCCGCCACGGCGCCTGGTTCGGCGCGGCGGTCGGGCTGGCCGTCGTCGGCGGCGAGGTGCTGTCCCACGTCGCGACCGCTCCGGCGGCCACCGACACCCGACCCACCCTCCGGTTCGCCCAGGTCAGCGACAGTCACTTCGGGTTCACCGGCGGCGCCAACCCTGACGTCACGGGATCCTTCGAGCGGGCCATCCGGCAGATCAACAGCCTCGGATACACCCCGGATTTCGTCATCCACACCGGTGACCTGACCCATCTGGCCACGCCGGCCCAGTTCGATCAGGTCAACCAGATGATGGGCGGCCTGAACACCTCGCACGTGTTCACCGTCCCCGGCGAGCACGACTCGGTCGACGACGCCGGACAGAAGTACCGCGCGGTCTTCGGTGCGGGCACCCGCGGCGACGGCTGGTACAGCTTCGACATCGCCGGTGTGCACGTCATCGGGTTGGTCAACACGCTGAACCTCAAGAAGCTCGGGCACCTGGGAGCCGACCAGTTGGAGTTCATCGAGAAGGACGTGGCGCCGCTGTCGTCGGACACGCCGATCATCGTGTTCAGTCACATCCCGCTGTTCGCGATGTACCCGGACTGGGGCTGGGGCACCGACGACGCCACCCAGGCGCTGAGCTACCTGCGCCGGTTCTCGTCGGTGACCTGTCTGAACGGCCATGTGCACCAGTTGTTTTCGAAGACTGAAGACAATGTCACGTTCTACAGCGGTACGACCACCGCATACCCGCTGCCGCATCCGGGCGACGGGCCCGCGCCCAAGCCGCTTACTCTGCCTGCCGGCCAGCTCCACGACGCCCTTGGCATCCGCGAGGTTAGCTACACCAAGGGCCAGACCATGCTGGCGCTGAAAGAGGAGACCCTGCAATGA